The Hordeum vulgare subsp. vulgare chromosome 4H, MorexV3_pseudomolecules_assembly, whole genome shotgun sequence genomic interval AAAGGCTTGAGTAGTGTCACAAGAGATAAATCTCGACTCGGGGAATCCATGGTAGTATGATTATCTTCCTACTACTTAAAAGAAGAATAGCGTTCTTTTTTCTGTCAGACGGGGTGCTTCATCCAATCGTAAGGATGTTCAGCTCACTGTTTGTTTGGATTTTCCcttccatccccatttttctcacCAGCTTTCCTTTAAAACCATCTTAACGGTCCCAACTTTTATTGGCTTACCAAATGAAATTATGTTTTTTATAAGCCAACAATTTCTTACCACATAAATCCTAAAATCTATTTAGTTAGATAAATCATGAACAAAATATAATGATCATCTATTTATCCAGACACAATACACAATAACATGGATAGATAAATCACGATGTAATGTATTAGAATATTTATCTTCTAGAATAACGCACGACAAATTATCTAATTTAGTGATCtataaaatattttataaaagttgtaaggaaatagttttGCAACACGGTACGAATGCATACcctcatatatatatacatatacattcccTTTATGAATGCATATACGCACGCCTAATCTCTATGATCACCTCTAAGATACTGAGACATCACATCATTTTAAGATTGACAAAGTCGTTATAAACAACTTTATAGTCGACGAGAACGTTTTCTTACATTGAATGCACATCACCGAAGGGTCTGGAATAAATCTAAGAAAATGCGAGCATCGATATAAAATCTGAGACTTAAACTCTAATGGACATTAGCAGAGCTACAAATACAAAGTTAGACGGGCCGTGCTGAATCTAAGGTTAAATCTGGATTGCTGCCTTGTAGTGGTATGTATAGTTTTCTGTTTTTCTTGGCAGGCCATGGCTTATTGGATCATAATGTAGCTCTGTCAATGTTGGTGGACGGGGAATAACATTGTCTTTTGAACCATTTAACGACAGATTCGTTCGCTATAAAAAGGTAGCTGATATACAGCAGGAGTGGGAGCAGTTAAAAATTTGTCCCAAAAACTAGGAAAAAAATGTACTGTACATCAAAGGAGAATCGATCCATAGGCCTTGTTTGGCACTAGGGTTTTTGAGGAGATTGGTGAGGATAATCTTCACAGGAATTGGGTCaaaccccaaccttcacccaatccgTTTAAATCCCCATTTATCCCAATTCACTAGGTAGGGATAGTGTATTGGGTGTTAAGAAAAATGCACTAGAGTTTGAAAATTTGTGAGAAAATGTagggatgaaacatgtcaaatacactgGAACAAAATGGTGTTATGGAATATGTGAGGATTTAAGGATTTGACCGAAATAATTCCAACTAATTttctaaaatacactagtaccaaagAAGGCctcacaaaaaaaaaaaaaaaggggaatcgatccggccgatgatgtTCGATGGGCTTGTTTACACGTAGGCCACCAGGCAGAAGATAAGCACGGGAGGCGGGTGAACACGCAAAGAGAACTTCATAACTGAACCCGGAGAACCCACGACAACTGTCAGCGCCCACGACGCAATGCCTATCTCCGCAAGAAATCTCGATCTGTATATAACGAAGAAACATTAATAAACAAACCAAAACATACGTACTATCCTCTTGCAGATATTTTGCTACAGACAAGGCGAAAACTTGGGGCCTAATTAAGCCGCAGGAGTTTCCCTCTATTTTTTTTTTCGTTTGGGAGGGAGAAGGCTGCAGGAGTTCACACAGATGAGAGAGGAAGAGCATGCGATGGcccgcaaaaaagaaaaaaaaaatgtcGCGTGCAAGGCGACCCAGACGTTTCAAGAAGTGGTCACGCACGCAGAGGCCGGGATCCCTGCGGGGAGAGGGGAAAAGGAACCCGATCACCGGGGAAGCGGCAAGTTGGTCAGGTCTCacgtgcgcgcgcgcgcgcgcttcGCCAGGGAAGCACGCTACGTTGCCCGGCTGGAACTAACTTGACCGCCACGCAGCGCTCGTTGCCAATTCGAAGTCGGCCATCCCAACGAGCACACACCATACACGAGACGAGACGAGACGACACGAGACGAGATGCTACGAAGGAGAcgggttacagagagagagagagagagaaaaaggtgTGTCGTGACGATCGGGCCGGTCAACGCGGAAGGTCAGCGTTGGTGCTGGAACCGGGCCGGGCTGACGGGCTGGGGCCGCTGGCAAGCATGAGGGGCCTGCTTGCttgtcaagaagaagaagaaggacgtggACGTGGACGTGAACGTTGTGGAGGGAGGGAGCGTCTTAAGCGCCAAGAAAGAAGGAAAAACTGattaggagtaggagtagtagtaccaGTGTGAGTAGCTGTCGGGGTGAAAGCGACGCGCCGGCCGTTTCGTACGTGCTGTGCTGATTAAACCTGGCACGCAAGGAACGCAGCTGGCGCGGGGCGTGGGGCGAAGGGCAAATTCGGTACAACCGCCTTCCACTTTCGTACGTACTACGTGGGAGGAAAACTACCGTGGTGAAACTTAAGGAATTAAACGTCTCCATCACGGACCTCCAGCGCCCACGGAAAAGGAGGGTGGCGAGGCAAAATTGATAAATTTAACGTGCGATTGTGCGAACGAAAGTATTTTACTCACGCGTCTGATTTTTTTATGTGACGTCTGACAATCAGGCGTAACACTACACTGTATGACATATTGGTCTTAGACGTCACACAATGTAGTCTGATGTCTATGTCTTAGACGTTACATTAGGTCTTAGACGTCATATAGTCCAGTATCgaacgtcacacagtgtagtgtgacgTTTAAGATAAAGACGTCACAAAAAAAGTCAGACGAatgaattattttcaaacatggttTAGTTTGTAAAATAATTTCGTTTTTGGATTAAAATTTTTCATTTTCCCATTTGGCGACGACCCCGATGATGAGAAGTAAAAACAGGGAACACGAcagatattttttgaatttttgcacgagttattatccttttatatctgTCACATTATACGTGGAGAGCGGGCACTGATGAGCGTATAGTTGATGAAAACACCCATATATTACTTCGAAACCAAGTTTCCCGAAGAAACAAAAAACTTCCGATTCAAGCAAGTAGTAGTTGAGAAAAGGGAAGCAAGGCAAGCGAGGATTAGGAAAACGGTTACGAGAGCCGTCTAGACTTCTCCACCAAGTCACCTCGGGCGGGCAGGGGCAAAGCCGCCATCCCAAGAAaacgatttttttttgtttcttttttagaAAGAAACCGCGCGATCGATCGGGCGAGAGCGAGCCCGTCTCGAAACCAAACTGAAAGCCGGCAGCACGCGCCCGCCCTCCCTCCCCTTGCCGCGGCGCAGCCCAAAACACAACCCCAAAACCGACGTCCCCGCCGACGTGCGCCTCACGAGACCGACCCGCCGCCCCACTCCCCCGCTTCTTATATATTCCCGCCCCGCCTCCACTTACCCCGACCCGACCCGACCGCctccacgcacgcacgcacgcacgcacggtgAGGCCCGCCGCGTAGCGTACGTAGCGACCGTCTCCGCAGATCGGGATCAGGCGGCGATGGACTTCTCCGGCGATGTCAAGCAGGCGATCCCGCGGCCCGTGCTGGCCTTTGGCGGCGTCGGGACCGCTGGGCCGTCCCCGCTGCTCAGGGGCTGGAGGGAGTTCAGGCGGAGCGGCGCGCCCGTCAGGTTCCTCTGCTTCGAGGGCGGCGTCTGGGCCGATGTCGAGGGCGAGGCGGCTGTGCCTCTGCGCAGGGCGTTCCTGGATGGGAGGGTGGTCTCTGAGGCCGCGTATGGCGGCAGGGAGTTCTTGTTCGACTTCCTGCGGATGGTGCGCATCGACGCTGGCACCGCCGAGGAGGTCGCCATGGGCTGGATTGACGACCGCGGGGCCTGCTTCTTCCCTGTGCCGGACGGCggcaggaagaggaagaggggcgaGGATGAGCTGGAGGACGGCGCGTCGTCCGGGGTGGAGGAGAGGTCCGACGAGAGCAGCGGCACGGTGGAGTCCGGCAGGGTCAGCAAGGCGGCCCGCGGGGCTTGGGGCAGGGCGGTGAGGCTGGAGGAGACGGACAAGTTCTACCAAGTTGTCAAGAAGCTCTTCCTCAGCGGGATAGCCCCCCGGGTGGGCGGCGGCGTGGCGATCACGGCGGTTCACAAGGTCGCGCAGGGTCCCAGGTGCAGGGCGTTCCAGCTGCAGGGACAGCTCCTAGCCGCCGCGCGCGGCGCCGACGGGGGCAATGCCAAGTTCGCGTGGTACGGCGCCCCGCCGGCGGATGTGGCCGCGGCCGTGGGGCACGGGTTCGGAAGGACCAACAGCCGGGTACTCGGCCATCGCGCGCACGGCGACGGCGTCCACCTCTCGCCGCCTCAGTCTCCTTTCGCCAGGTCAGTTCGGAGTTctgaatttgtggttttgaatCTTGATGATCCATGGCAAGCATGAACATAGGCATATAGCTTAAGCATGATTTTATCAGACACAGTTACCAGTTCGTGTTTTCTTGCAAATTGCATTCATATTTCCGCATCTCTCGACAGTTTTTTGTGTTCGTACCTACTCTTATAGCTTTTTAATTGAGAAATAGACTTGTAGTTTTAAATCATGAAATAAAACTTGTACTGCAAAATATTCCTTTGTTCTATTTGCTCTCCCATAGACTGCTCCTTTGTATCGTAGACATCACCACATAAATTGATTCCATGTTATTTTAGCCTTTGGTTTCTAGTATATATCTTGGTTCATACTCCTAGCTCAAAAATTAGGGGGAAACAAGCTTTGCATAAACGACAGTATTAGTTTATCTACTATGAGTGCAGTAATTGGACTGGGTTATGGTCTGTGGAAGGGAGGAAGATGATCAAAACTGAATCATGTTTCCTGCTACCTAGGGTCCGGGTCATGAAATATGTTCTGAATGTTCTGTAAAGCAGTACGTACATCAAGAAACTAACGAGTATGAAATCATTTTTGTGCAGCACAATGCTAGCAAATGCAGATGAGAACGGCGAGGCGCACATCGTGCTGTGCCGTGTTCTGATGGGCCGGCCAGAGGTCATCCCAGCCGGGTCCTCCCAGCTCCACCCCAGCAGTGACAATTACGACAGCGCCGTCGACAACATGCAGAACCCCAAGTGGTACGTTGTTTGGAGCAAGGATATGAACACGAGGATCCTCCCAGAGTACGTCGTCAGCTTCAAGTGCCCCAGCCTCCATCAGATGCAAGGTTAGTTAGTGCCCTGTCTGAATTGGTGCCGCAATTGTTCCCAGATGTGCTTGGGTCTCATTttctttttagaaaaggagggatGTGCTTTGGTCTCATGTCCTTGTTCGTTGAAATTTTTGGCTTTCAGGATCATCGGAAGCGACCTCCCAGCTAAAGAAGCCTTCGCCGGTGGCTCGTGACATGTTTCCGACGCTTCTTGCAGAGATCCAGCGGTTCGTGCCATCTTCCAAGCTGCAGACATTGCAAGGGACCTACAATCGCTTCAAGGTAAATTGGTGTTCGTCGCCTAGTCCTTCACATTCATTTAACAGGCTGATCGGCACAGCTGCTGCATTTGATCAACGGGATTGTGCCTAGTTTGCATTTACATCTCATGGACAAATAGTTTGTGATACTACAAGCACTGAAGCACAGACAAAGTGTACTCAAGTACGGTTTCCTTTGTGCTGCAGAAAGGACAGATGAAGAAGGATCAGTTCATCCGATTCTTGCGCGCCTTCATCGGCGACAGGGTGTTGACAGCAGTTGCCAAGAAACTCCGAGGATACTGATGGACAGTGCAAGTGTGTTCTTCTGCTAGTTCTGTTGTCGTCAAAGTGTTGTGCTGGTGGTGAGGTGGTAGCTCATTCGGCTGACTCCATAGAACCGGAACGGTGTGCGTGTCGAGTATCAACCAGATAGTTCTTCATTTCTTATGTCGCCCTAGTTTAGTCGAGAATCGTTGTCGATCTCAAGAACATAGAGGGTTTACGGTGATCTTCCATTAACCAACACAAAGTTAGATTTTATTCTTGGTTTCTGCTATATTTTACTTGGTATTTTGTTACCTGCAATTTGTACAGACTGAAAGTTTTACCAATTTATGCCTGAAAGCTATCATTTGTTCGACGCCAGCCAACAGTTTTGTGGTATCTGTATCGAAATACCATTGATATCTCATCATAGGTTCAGATGTTTTTCGTTTTCCTGGGAAGCAAGGCAATGTTTGTCGTGTTAGGAGCCCTAACAATGTTGAATGTACCGAAGAATTGATGCGAGATAGATTCGTTTGAAAAATTCATCAGGCCAAAACCTTGGTCCAGTCTATAAGATAACTGAACCGAAAATCCACACAGCCAATGGGCAATACATCATCTtgaagcaagaacaaggaaaacaCCCCATACATATTTTTAAATGATAACGTCCATACATGTGACACTTAAGTAATCTGGTTCAAACGCTTTCATTATTACCCATCTTGTCACATCACATCATACATATGAGATCAACGTTTTTTTACTTTtcaaacttagaaatattttatctcttaattaaaaataataattaaaaaactGTTTTATCATTAAAACCGTTTtgacgagatctttaaaacttTATCCTTTAAAACTTTATCCCTTATTGAcatgttttgatgatttttttgaggCTAAAAATTTCCATAATGTTTATACTATAGTTATCATATAATTTATACTCcctcgtccggaaatacttgtcctagaaatagatgtatctagatttattttagttatagatacattcattttatatatttctaggacaagtatttccggatggAGGAAGTACTAGATTTATCATGATATGTTTTAGGCGCTTGTTACACGTTCGCTGGCTGATCTTTCTTAAAAACGGTCGGGTCACTAGCAGCCAAATCTGATGTCATCAAGTAGCTGAGGCATCCTAACTTTTGCAACAAAGATTATGTTATAGAATTTATTGCAACATAGATCGTGTTGTGGAAACGTTTGTAATCTTTTTCTGCAACAGAGTTTATGTTACAAAATATTTATTGCAAAACAAATCGTGTTGCGGAAACATCTGTGGAACTTTTTTCAACAAACGTCATGTTACGAAAACGTTGGTATTTCTTTGCAACAGAGGTCTATTATAGATTGTTTCTGCAACATAAATCATGTTACAGAGCACTCGGTCGTTAGTGattaagatatatatatatatacacatacatatatatatatatatagacacacacacacacacacacacacatatatatatatatatatatatatatatatatatatatatatatatatatataaagaatggACAGTGATTGGTCCCACATGAGATGAGATGTGTGATGTGTATCTACCATGGATGATGCATCGTAAATCAGTCGGTTGATGGGAATCTTTTTCCTATGTTTTATCTACTTTCTTCTTTTAGATTTAAAACTTTCATTGTATCTTTAATTACTTCTCATGATAGATTTTGTTAATTGATTAtgacaatttttagtaattaaccatGCCAAATTTTATTCATGGATTATGACAATCTTTAGTACACCATCATGACAATTTTAGTTTATAGATCATGGtaattttattatttttgacCATGGTAATTCTTGTTTTTGACCATGAAAATTATTTTTTGTATGAACCATGGCAAATTTAATGCATGTATCATTATAAATTTAAGTAATTcatcatggcaattttagtttatggttcatgGCAAATTTGAGTCATTGACCATGCACTTTTAAATTAATTTATGGTGGATTTTCTTTTAATTATGAAccatgtcaaaattatttcatggatcatggcaaattttagtaattcatcatggcaaaTTTAGTTTCTTAATTTCCCGTTTTATAAATGTCAAAATTTACtttaaacttagaagaaaaagtAGTTGAAACATACATCACAACTTTAGtgtaaacaccatggcaatttttaaCCCAAAAAAACTCGTCGAAATATATCGATAGGAGATCTAGTTTCAGAGATCTCGCCGTTAtgaatttaatggtgaaaacggtttttcaatcaaattattttatttaaatgataGAACATTGTAAAAACTGAAAACTAGAAAGATTCTTttgacatcatcacttttgtcacttATGCATGTATGCGGTAACATGGTGTGGTCTGTGGTGATGGGGGCGTTTGACCCAAGTTACTTCGTGCCACACGTGTGGTGGTTATCAGCGTCCTACATATTTTGTAGAAGCTCGGCATCAAGTGAGTGATTTGTTCCTTCCATCGGCAACCTCAAATCAGCTGACACGTCATGTGGGTCCCACCTACCATGTCGCCGCGTCTTTCAAAAAATCTTGGAGAATCCTATCGCCCCCTCTGTCCTTTCTTCCCCTCATCTCTTTCTCTCCCCTTCTCAGTCGTAGACCAGTACCACTATATGTTACCGAAGGCCGCTAGTATAAAGTTGGGGTGACGACCACAACACTGCGATGTTGTCGTCGTGATGATGGGGAAGTAGTGCTCATGCATCGACGACGACACTGCCATGAGGACAACTATGGCACTGCTCCGCAACAAGGGTGGTGTTGCATTGCTTTCCACTACAAggatggtattgcaatgcttttACAACAAATGTATTGTAGCAAATAGGAAGGATAACCACGACGATGCTCCGCAACGAGGGTGGTGTTGCAATGCTTTTACGCAAGAAGGATGGGATTGCAATCCTTGTGCAACAGAGGTGTTGTGTTGTTGCAAACAGGGACACATTTCAAAAGGTTAATAGTGGTCCAACAATCGGCGTAGATGGGTTCAAAATGAGGGTACCCCTTGAACCTTCCAGGGAAAGCCATCAAAAGCCCGCCGTGAGTTCAATCCGGTGAGATACAAGAAATGCTCTCGGAATGTATTCTCGGGGTGCTCCCTCTTCCCGGAAAAGAAGGTCCCGCACCTCCGCACGCTCGGCCACCCCCAAGTGACCAAGGAAGGTGATTTGACGTAAGAGGGCTATATCGCGGCAGGGACCATAGAAGGGTTCGTGGCAGGACAAGCTAGGGCGTGTGCGCGTAGTGCCCTCTCCAGAAGGGTGCGTCTACAGACATATGAAGGGAGAAGGTGAATCtgttgccgccgccaccaccacgtaTCAGCGTTCGGCCACAAGGTGCCATGACCGATGTATAAAAGAAGGTCCCGCACCCTTTCTCGGAAAAGAAGGTCCCGCACCTCCGCTTGCTCGGGCACCCTCAATGATCGGGGAAGGTGATCTGACGTATAGCCCCGCGGCAAAGACCATAGAAGGGTTCGTAGCAGGACAAGTTAGGACGTGTGCGCATAGTGCCCTCTACAGAAGGATGTGTCTATAGACATGTGAAGGGAGAAGGTGAATCTGTTGCCGCCACCACCACGTATGGGCGTTCAGCCACAAGGTGCCATGACCGATGTATAAAAGACGGACGACGAGGCGTTGTAtgggtcggaagaaattgacatACGAAGAATGCCAAATTCAGGAGTGTGGTATTATACCATCATTACGGTGCTCCGGCCCTGGGtaaattgtactccctccgttcctaaatataagtctttttagatatttcactaggggACTAGATACAGaggaaaataagtgaatctacattttaaaatatgtctatatacatccgtacgtagtctcctagtggaatttttaaaaagacttatatttagaaacggagggagcatGTCGCGTGCATGGAGTGTTTAGTGTTGTAACCCCTGGATTGTTCGACCAGGTAGAGAGCCCTCATGCCGAACTATGGAAGAAAGTGCTCCATGACGAACCATGACAACACCGGGATCCGACCTGGGAGCAGAGGCGCCATCCGATCAAGCTGCGGGCTCTTACAGACCGCGTGCCCATCGGAAGGGTCATCCCCGAGTGAATGTGCCCGAGCCGTAACTTCCCCAAGATACGATGCTCCTAGTGTCCGGGCTTTTGAGCCAGTCTCACGCGCCACACGACAGATGCACACATAATCGGGATCCTAAGAGCACCTGTAACCGGATCCTTTATACACGTTTCAAACATCCGGCTGGGTTACCACGTTGGTGTACGGAAGAGAAAACGCCATCAACATAGGCGTCCCATATGTGACCCAAACTTGTAGACCGATCTATATTATGTGATATGTtcgttttgcatcatgtttttctaCTGTTATATATTTATCTTATTTTAAAATCATGTTTCATATTATGGTGCAATTCTAATGTCATTCTTTTCTTAAATTGCAAGATACATCAAAAGTGAGGAATTACTGGCATCTAAAATTCTGTTCTGAAAAAATTACCGCAGAGATAGCAACCTCCGGAGCTCAAAATGATGTGAAAATCTacggaaatttattttgaaacatATAAAAAAACTGAAAGAATAAGTACAGGAGAAGAACCTCGAAAGGCCACCAACGCTTCCTTTTTTAGCATGTTTTATCGAGCTTTTGGTAGGAATTAATTAGTTATGTTAATTAAATACAAATCCATGCTATGTCGGTGCGCAAAACGCTATCTCTCCTCCTTAATTGTTGTGCGatgttgaaaaggatcgagatggacctagaggggggggggggtgaataggtacaaatccaaattttaataattacttagcaattttaggcaaaagtgcggaatatgagtgtaggcctaataattgctacgacaaggagtaagctatttagagtgaagtaagacaagcggtaaacaataatcaaatacaagtacgtaataaggattaacacaagtagagagttagggttaggaataaccgaaactccaagagagaaaaggatgtatcccgatgttcacttccttggagggaagctacgtcaccattagaggggcagatgttaccacgaaggcacaccaacgccacgaaggctcaccctattctccctttgagataactccacgaaggcgtttctcaaccactagtggtaagccttgaggtggcttccaaaccttcacaaactttccaggggaaatcacaatggtttgattcctctccgaagactcctaccttctaggagtctccaacctccaaaagtaacaagatcacggggattgctcaaaacttgctcaaatcacaaatcactttggtgggaaggaggagagggagacgatctatcatttgattggaacaacactcaaagggactcacaaatgctcttgggatctaggatttggtgtagacaagagtgagtgagaagaaaggtgttcttggatgtattctagctgtgttgaacaccctctcacgaagtgggtgagaggtatatatagtggggagtgtaaaacagccgttgggacactttaagtcacaaagggtccggacgtccgatagtttctggaagtccgggcgtccgcaaggggtcggacgtccgacaggggtcagacgtccgaggcctgtagatatgactaaaaacactgtgaattgaacagcgaccggacgtccggagaagaccggaaatccgagttatttgactcaacttcttctggtgggaggttccggatttccgaaaggggacggaagtccgaccctcggacgtccggagggagccggaaatccgagttatagagttcATGTTCTTctagtgcagggctccggatttccgaggctggtcggacgtccggccctcagatgtccggagggagccggaaatccgagttatatgactcaaatacttctggtggaggactccggatttccgaagcctgccggtcgtccggccctcggacgtccggagggacccggaagtccgaggcaatagacctgtattgagataggaacagagtggagaatatgtggtattgggtatgatagtgaagatgtggtatgagcaagttcatcgcaaaacctgtgatcccctcttaatagtgcgggatccccatactcaataatagtaaactcaaaaggatagtctgcatcatcttttcttaatcccgagccttcttgaaatataaatcccgatcttctcagaccacctttggcacataaatcttaatctactaaagtacttgccatcctgagatacactcaacaaataggattagtttcctatgtatgtgttgtcattaacaccaaaagtcgattaggggcatagcatgcactttcaatctccccctttttggtagttgatgacaacatatacataggtctcaaaaagattta includes:
- the LOC123446752 gene encoding probable inactive poly [ADP-ribose] polymerase SRO3, which codes for MDFSGDVKQAIPRPVLAFGGVGTAGPSPLLRGWREFRRSGAPVRFLCFEGGVWADVEGEAAVPLRRAFLDGRVVSEAAYGGREFLFDFLRMVRIDAGTAEEVAMGWIDDRGACFFPVPDGGRKRKRGEDELEDGASSGVEERSDESSGTVESGRVSKAARGAWGRAVRLEETDKFYQVVKKLFLSGIAPRVGGGVAITAVHKVAQGPRCRAFQLQGQLLAAARGADGGNAKFAWYGAPPADVAAAVGHGFGRTNSRVLGHRAHGDGVHLSPPQSPFASTMLANADENGEAHIVLCRVLMGRPEVIPAGSSQLHPSSDNYDSAVDNMQNPKWYVVWSKDMNTRILPEYVVSFKCPSLHQMQGSSEATSQLKKPSPVARDMFPTLLAEIQRFVPSSKLQTLQGTYNRFKKGQMKKDQFIRFLRAFIGDRVLTAVAKKLRGY